The uncultured Cohaesibacter sp. region ATTTGCTGTGCGGACATAATCCTGCGACAGCTCGTCGAGCAGGCGCGCGCGGACAAAGCGCGCAATGACACCGGTAACCGACGTTGCAATAACCAATGCAGGAAGAACCACGTGAGCCAGCGTGCCATGGCCGGAACTTGGCAAAAGATCGAGGAAAAGCGAGAAGAACAACGCCATCAAAAGCGCCAGCCAGAAATTGGGAATGGACATGCCCACCACACTCAAAGCGGTCAAGGCTCTGTCGATCCATCCACCGGTATGAGTGGCGCAGAAAAAGCCGATTGGAATGGCTAGTATCAAAGCAGTTGCCAGTGATGTGACACCAAGAAATAGCGAGCGGCTGATACGAAGGGCCATGTCGCTCGAAACAGCCTCGCCTGTAATGAACGATTGCCCAAGGTCACCACCCAGCGCATCTGTCAGCCAGTGCCAATATTGCAGTGGCATAGGATCATTGAAGCCATTGTCTTGCGCAAATTGCGCGACAGTGGTCGGGTCTGGCAGGGTTCCATCCATCTGGGCAAGGAGCAGCACCTCTGCGAAATCT contains the following coding sequences:
- a CDS encoding ABC transporter permease — its product is MAIQLFQRLVQAVILLFVISIVGFALLRLLPGDFAEVLLLAQMDGTLPDPTTVAQFAQDNGFNDPMPLQYWHWLTDALGGDLGQSFITGEAVSSDMALRISRSLFLGVTSLATALILAIPIGFFCATHTGGWIDRALTALSVVGMSIPNFWLALLMALFFSLFLDLLPSSGHGTLAHVVLPALVIATSVTGVIARFVRARLLDELSQDYVRTANAKGMGRLRILLSHVAPNILPSTLTLTGLQFAKIFDGMIVVETIFAWPGIGSLLVESLFNRDYPLIQMCFLVIASGYVVINLVVDYLITLIDPRVRGAI